The Oryzias latipes chromosome 16, ASM223467v1 genomic sequence CATGAAGAGCAAGATGTTTGGAGTACTGGTAAGCAGTTGAGAACAATCTTGTTTCAAAACGACAACTAGTTACAGTTCTTAAGTTTAATTATAACTATTTTTCTTAGGTAAATGGAGTACTTAACAACATTCCACTAAATCTTAATGATGGAGAAGTCCAGGTCTATCAAGAGGGCACAAATTATTTGATTGCGACAAATTTTGGATTGCTTGTTACGTATGATCTGGTCTATCATGTGACTGTCACAGTCCCAGGTAATTATCGGGACAAAGTCTGTGGTTTGTGCGGAAACTTCAATGGAGACAGAAAAGACGACTTCCAGATGCCAGATCAGATACTAGCCAAAGACATCAATGTGTTTGGAAAATCATGGAAGGTTGCCATTCCAAATGTGGTGTGCGAGAATGGTTGTCAAGGGAATGAGTGCGCCGACTGTGACCCAGCTCACAAGGACGTCTTTTCAAAGCCCGCTTACTGCGGTATTCTCACAGCACCCAAAGGTCCATTTGCAGTCTGCCATAGTAAACTGGACCCACAATCTTACTTTGATGACTGTGTGTTTGATGTGTGTGCCTCCAATGGGGATGGAAAGGTGCTTTGTGACAGTGTGGCAGCCTACGCCTACAACTGTCACATGGCTGGAGTGAACGTGAACGATTGGAGGACTCCCTCTTTCTGTCGTAAGTGgcccagagtttttttttcttcaaatatggCATTAATTGAATTTTTTAAGGGCAGATCATGTCTTAAAATGACTCCACTTACTTTCTTTTGACACTTTACTTTAGCAATGAAATGCCCTGCAAACAGCCACTATGAGGTGTGTGCAGAAACCTGCACTTATTCCTGCCCTGGCCTGTCAGACATGGTTCAGTGTCCTGAGGCCTGCACAGAAGGCTGTGTATGTGATGCAGGCTTCCTATATGATGGTCAGACGTGCGTCAAAGAGACTGAATGTGGCTGCTATGACAGGGGGAAAACTTACAAGGTACAATAAACTAACTTTTCTTTATTCTGAAAActcatttgaaagaaaattctGTAAAACATATCTTCTCTTTTGCTGTTTCTAGCCAGGTGAGGTCACGTATGAAGAGGACTGTTCATTAGCGTGTTCCTGTAATCCAGCAACAGGCCTCATCTGTGAGGAGTATTCCTGTCCAGAAGACACCCAGTGCATGATCAAGAAAGGAGTTAAAGAATGTTACAACAAAGGTtagacattaaaaatgtcactttgactaaaacagaaaagcaacattcatgaaaatgtataaatcttaatttttattaaatcagaTAATAAACTATTTAAGAAAATTCAGCAAATTGCTGATGTAGATTTTTAAACAGTAAATTTTATATTCTAAaacaagtttgattttttttttctgctcatcaCAGATCCCTGCAAAGATGCTAACTGTCGGGTGCAGGAGACATGCCGTGTTGAGGGGGGTGAGGCTGTGTGCATCCCCAAGTACACATCCACCTGCTGGGCTTGGGGAGATCCCCACTACCACACCTTTGATGGCTTTGACTTTGACTTCCAAGGAACTTGCAAATACATCATCTCTAAGACCTGTGGGAACCTCAATGGTCTTGTTCCATTCTCCATCACTGAGAGAAATGATAATAGAGGAAATGCAGCTGTGTCCTTTGTCAGAGAGGTAGATGTGTTTATTTATGACTACAACATCACCATTCGCAAGAACCAAGTTGGTCAAGTCACGGTaagatttgttttgttgtcagCTTGAcctgttatgtttttttgtaatgcaCTGTGgatatgattttattttcaggTCAATGGGGAGCTGCTGAACCTACCCTTTCAACTGGGTGACAATGAGGTGTCCGTGTTTCAAAGTGGATCCTCTGCAGTGGTTGAAACAAAGTTTGGCTTGATTGTGTCTTATGACTGGAACTGGCATCTGGTCATCAAGCTCCCCAGCAGCTACTACAGCAGTGTGTGCGGTTTGTGTGGCAACTTCAATGGTGATACAGGTGATGAACTCCAGAATCCGTCTGGCAAAGCAGTTGCCTCAGTGATAGAGTGGGGTAAGAGCTGGCAAACACCTGATCAAGACAAGGGCCATCCTTGCTGGGACACCTGTGAAAAAAATTGCCCTacctgtgatgatgatgaacgGGAACTCTACAAGACTCAGGCTTTCTGTGGAGGTCTTGCAGCCAAGACCAATAGTGTATTTAAGATATGCAATAGCAAACTCGACCCTCAAGCTTTTATGAACAATTGTGTATATGACATGTGTTTGAATAAGGGGGACAAAAGAATGCTGTGCCAGGCTTTAACCTCATACAATAAGCAATGCCGTGATGAGGGAATAATAATCAAGGACTGGAGGAAAGAGTTTAACTGCCGTgagcattttgatttttttctcaagattattgattaaatattcaaattttaTAGTTAATTCGTGTGTAATCTTGTTCTACATGCAGCAATGAATTGTCAGCGCTTCAGCCACTATGAACACTGTGCCAGTCCTTGCCAGCCCTCCTGTCCCTTCCCTGAGCAAAAGCAGACATGCAGCGGTGCATGTGTTGAGGCCTGTGTGTGTGATGAGGGTTACGTCCTGAGCGCCGGCGTCTGCATTCCTGCAAAAACATGTGGGTGCTCTTATCAGGGTCGCTACTACACGCCAGGCCAGCAGTTCTGGGCTGATGAGGCTTGTAGTCGCCTTTGTGTCTGTGACACCACCCTGGGCATGGTGACATGTCGTGAGGCGTCCTGCTCTGTTAATGAGAAATGCATCATACAGGATGGAGAGCGTGTCTGCCAACCCATCAGTTATGCCACATGCACAGCCTCGGGTGACCCACACTATCACACTTTTGATGGTCGCCGGTTCAATTTCCAAGGGACTTGTGTATATCAACTGGCTGGACTGTGCTCCCAACACCCTGGGTTGGTGCCATTTAACGTGACTGTGGAGAATGAGAACCGTGGAAGCAAGGCCGTGTCCTTTACAAAGACTGTCACATTTTCTATTTATGGCTCCACTCTCACTATCAGCAAAGAAAACCCCTACAAGGCCTTGGTAAGTGGAATTTTCAAGGTATGATTAATCCCACAAATGATGTGTAGCAAAAGATTAAAGTGATCTGCATTTGGGAGCAAATTTTGAAAGGAAGAAATAGGAcagtcacatttttaaaaacaaaaccatcgCAGAGGCTTTCATCTCCGCTCATTTCAGAGGATAATAACTAGGCTAATTCTGACATTCGTCATACATTCCTTACATATATTTAATACTTGAGTATTGCAATTTTGATCCAGGCAGTCTAATTAATGTAAGATTGAACCGCACACTAAAACGGATTAGCAATGTTTACAAAATTATAAAATTCCTAATCTCCTAAAAATATTCTCTTCTTTTACACCTCCTTCAGCTCAACGGCCAGCTAGCCGCACTACCTCTGAAGTCGAACGACGAGCTGGCTGTCTTTCTGAGCGGCAGTCAGGCTGTAATTGAGACAGCCGCTGGTATCACCATTACATATGACTGGTGGAGCACAGTGAGGGTTACTGTCCCCAGCAACTACCATGGTGCTATGTGTGGCCTATGTGGCAATTACAATGGGAAAGCTCTCGATGACATGACCATGCAGAATGGCAAGACCACCCCTGATGAAGCCAAGCTTGGGGAGAGTTGGCAGGTGGCTTCTGTACCAGGATGTTCATCAGCTTGCCAAGGGCCGTGGTGTCAGGCCTGTTCTGACTCCCAGAAGAAGGTTTACCAAGCCTCACAATTCTGTGGTATTATTGCTGATGAGACCGGACCTTTTAGAGAGTGTCATAAGTTTGTGGACCCTGCTGCGTACGTGGAGGACTGTGTGTATGATGTTTGCCAATTTCACGGGCACCATGGTTCAGTATGTAAGGCTGTGGAAGTGTATCTGTCTGCTTGCCAGAGCCAAGGAATCCCCATCCACCCTTGGAGAACACAGGCATTCTGTCGTaagtcaaaattatttttgtttttacgtgGATTTTTAAatagtctgtcttttttttgagTGTCTCTGTTGATTTCTTCCCATCCCACAGCAATGGAGTGCCCTGCCAACAGTCACTACAACCTGTGCGCCTCAGGCTGCCCAACTACCTGCGCCAGCATAAACTCTCTCACCACTTGCCACATGCATTGCTCAGAAGCTTGTGAATGTGACCAAGGTCACCTGATGAGTGGAGATACCTGTGTGCCTGTGAGGGACTGTGGGTGCTCCTACAATGGTCAATACTACCAGAAAGGTGATGTTTTCTACCCTGAAGACACGTGCATGGAGAAGTGCATATGTGGGGAGAATGGAGCAGTTTCTTGCCAAAAGGAAAAGTGCCGCAGAGGAGAAACCTGCAAGCTGGTGAACGGAGTGAAAGGCTGCCACCCAGAGGAGGAAGGGAAGTGCGTGGCTTCTGGTGACCCACACTACACTTCCTTTGATGGACAAAGGTTTGATTTCCAGGGTACCTGTGTCTACGTCCTGGCCAAAGTTTGTGATGACAACGACAACCAACTAACGCCTTTCACTGTGACTCAAGGAAATGCAAAATACGGAAATGGAAAAGTGTCTGTAACCAAGTCTGTAACGGTGACCGTTTACGGTTATAACATTTCCATACAGCATGGAGTGCCTTGGAAAGTCATTGTGAGTTCAACACTTTATTGTAAAcagtttaaatgcattttattaataattgttCTCACCAACAACTGAAATGAGTatcctttttgtgtttgtctagGTGAATAATGAAGAGCTGAACCTTCCCCTCTCTCTGGATAAGGGCCGTCTTACAGTAACAAGGGAAGGTCATAATACATTTGTTCGAACAGACTTTGGACTTAAAGTCCTCTATGACACCGTCTACTATGTTGAGGTCATCGTTCCTTCTACATACCAGGGCAAGATGTGTGGTCTTTGTGGTAACTACAACAAGAAAGACCGTGATGAATTCAGACTTCCTGGTGGAAAAGGAACAAAGAACGTTAATGAATTTGGAAAGTCATGGGTAGTGGACCTGCCAGAGCATATTTGTGGTGGCTGTGAAGAGGACTGTCCGGTGTGTGAGAAAGCCAACGCTGTTTTGTATGAAAAGTTAGACTCTTGCGGCATCATGAAGGCTCCTGATGGGCCTTTCCAAGCCTGCCACAGTAAAATCGACCCAGCAGCATATGTCTCAGATTGTGTGTTTGATGTCTGCGCCGCGGGTGGCAGCAAAGAAATTCTGTGCAACAGTGTGCAGGCCTACGTGTTGGCATGCCAGAATGCCGGAGTGCAAATCCAGCCGTGGAGGAGCAGCTCATTCTGTCGTAAGttggaaacaaaatgaaagcagATTTCTTCCGGATTTTTGAGCATCACAGTTTCTTAAACCAttttgtcctggtttagctGCGTCCTGTCCTCCAAACAGTCACTATGAGGTGTGTGCTGATACCTGCAGAGGGACATGTGCCAGCTTCATCCAGCAACTCACTTGCTCTGAAAGCTGTTTTGAAGGATGCGAGTGTGAcgctggttttgtttttgatggCGCCCAGTGTGTTCCCCTGGAAAACTGTGGGTGTGTTCATGACGGCAGATATTTGACGGTAAAGTCTGTTTATGTTTTGTGGTGTTGAACTATAAAAGTAGtacccattaaaaaaaatttaaaaaaggaaaaacatgttttcagatataaaaaggaaacataATGGTTGTACTATTTCAAATGTAAGCAACATGACAATACAAATTCTCTATTTCAGGTGAACCAGGTAGTGGTGGACAAAGACTGTCAATCCAGATGTGTGTGTGAGGCCTCTGGGTTGGTGAAGTGTCAAAGGCTGTCCTGTTCTAGTACGGAGGTTTGTGATGTACGAGGTGGGGTCAGGAGTTGTCACATCAAGCAGGCGCACTGCACCATAAGCCATGCTGGCCAGCTGAGCTCCTTTGATGGCATGACTGCAGCAGTAGAGGCACAAGGGGCAGTGGAGGTGGCATCTCTTTGCGACGAGACCTCTGAGAACTGGTTTCGTGTTGTAGTTGATGTCAGGGTTTGCCATAAAAAATCAGCTTTCGCTCCTGCCACTGTACATGTTTTCTTCAACGAGGCTACTGTTACAGTGAACAGCCAACATGGGATTTGGGTATGGACCTTTTCTTGAAGAAGTCAATTTTGTTTTGGGGTTAAAATGGTCTGAACTCTTTAATGTCACTGTATTTGTGTGCTCCAGGTCAATGGCAAGAAAGTGTCTCCTCCCAACAATTTGACAAATCAGCTGTCAGTGCAAGTCTTGGACAGGAGCGTGGTCATTCAGAGGAAATCAGCTGTGCGTGTGACCTACTCCGTCTCACAGGAGGTCACTGTCACTGTTGACAACAGCCTGGCCAGTAAAGTGTGTGGTGCCTGTGGCAACTACAACAGCGAGTCCGAAGATGATTTGAAGACAGCAGATGGAAAAGTCACCACTGACATGTCAGTAGTTATTGGTTCGTGGAGTGCTGAAGATTTTTCCAGATGGTAAGTGCTAAAATGATGCTGAAAATAAGGATATCAGGTGTTTTTGGAACTATGTCGATGCTAAATCATATTTTACTGCCTCATAATTGATGCAACAGTATCAAAACTATCATAATTGCGTCCTTTCTGAGCCCTtccatttaaaacaaagtttgcACTTAAGTCATGCAAACTTCATTTGACTACTAGTGGAATCAGATGAATAAGATGGTGCTATGACCATTAAACAGCTTATTCTCGTAACGTAAGCAATAAACAAAGACTCCGATGGGCCCTTTTAACACAATGAGAGTATGTTTTTAATAGCATTTGGCACAATTTAATTAAGAAATGCCACAGGATCCCCTGTGGtaatttctaattaaaaagCAGGCGACACTGACAGGCATGACCATCAAAAGCTACCAAGCTTGCAATCCATGGACATTTAGAACCCACCTGGGTGCAACATTATTTTGAGCCAGTGTCTTTGGTTTTGCATTAGAACCTCAAGTCAACCCTTAAGTGAAATTTGGGGGTCCCTGTCCTCCATGTCCTGCTCTTCAATGTgtctttaaaatgactttttagaTGTGTGACTTGTAGTCTTTTTGTCTGAGCAGATATGAATTCATCTcaacttttttctccttttcagtGGCCTGTGAAGATGCTGTTTCTGCTTTGACTGCAAATTTatcaaagaagacaaaaaaaaaaatcataaaaatttGAAACGATGCAccctcataaataaaaaaaagggtctgCAACATGACTtctatttcttcattttcatccTGTTAATCTCAACATATATCCAGATTCTAGGTGATTTGGTGCTTTCTTGTTTTCCCAGATGTTGTACCTCATTGTTGTGCAACAGGACCATCTAGTGGAAAACAGTCGTAATAACCTGTAATTTTTGCAAGCAACTTGAAAGAATGAGAAAACGTTTAGGTTTGAGAGTAAACCTTTCCTGTTCAACATTTAGAATGTGTTAACAGAGGGTTTGTCTTTCTTACTGTTCTGATCACTGAATAAACCAGTTTTCCTC encodes the following:
- the fcgbp gene encoding IgGFc-binding protein, translated to MGNLLLLCAFGTLLSCPLISGWAGREFALSFMENYAPNYANPLFQIYITAVQDGTKVTVQVPLLNFKQEKTLNAGQGVTINIPIVVEMYGSSRSLKTIRIQASGDVSVTSFSYKLYTADTSVIYPISEWGTEYYIFTPPGSPNGSYKEFAITNGKENNKIEISPEGAIQLEGRSYSKGSKMVIDLKPYESVQLQSKDDLSGSKVTSQHPVAVFGGHTCTWRFSKCNHVYEQLLPSSRWGTSFIIPPLSVQIRYDTIYIQASQPTQVTLQHGNSGDKFKLSQGETKEINHGNTESLFIQADHGIQVLLLFNGVEYGWFQYYDPFLMTIMPTDHFCSSYSLPGLKGFENRALVVAQTSATEMLQYDNKNLPRNVQWKKVAGTDFSWTEMSYPETTGSDFHTLTSSSSSFALYSIGLSQMNGYGAPGHCTKKGSVSKSCSQVICSLSEVCEMKNGSPLCVPQSKMGTCWAMGDPHYRTFDGQRFDFMGTCTYVIAKNCGEDSRLTAFEVHAQNENRGSHRVSYVGLVTVQVYDTTITAVRSETGRVRVDNSLWSLPIILNNGKLKIFQSGRSVVIEADFGLMVRYDWTHNLVVTLPDTYSGKTCGLCGNFNGNPKDDFTTPSGTQASGAVAFGSSWKVPGLVADPQCRNDCVGGCGSCTESQLNKWDSDLSCGIITRKENGPFKNCHAIIDPKAYLENCKYDLCMGKGLRQFLCNALETYAEACQAAGVQIGDWRGLAKCSPRCPANSKYELCGSACPATCSDPDAPSKCQRPCVETCTCKEGFVLSGSECVPATKCGCTYDGRYIPAGQTFWADQNCKQLCKCVAGTRQVACQDKGCGVGQQCKVVDGIRKCQALSYSTCKATGDPHYVTFDNKKYDFQGTCVYQLAALCSKDTELTPFEVLVQNEHRGRNVVSYTKLVQIKVYSLNIVITKTHNGLIMLNDQLVNLPVSLVEGKVSVYKSGWFAVVTTDFGLKVSFNWHSAAFVTLPSNYMGAVCGLCGNYNGNMQDDLTPKNGNTPVKPTDFGTSWRVAEIPGCIEGCQGVCPSCDITQKVQYEKEDLCGIIRDTKGPFRDCHAKVDPAGFFEDCVYDVCMYEGRKDVLCQAVTAYTSACQGVGVNVYSWRTSNFCAVKCPIHSHYDICASACPASCEGLAPPPGCRAHCEEGCSCDEGYILSGDQCVPFSQCGCLYNDLYYRINEVFYPNGQCEEECKCTQDGEVTCKKFKCGPNEKCKIENGIQKCHPVGKGVCRASGDPHYTSFDGQKFDFQGTCTYVLSKSCGVEDTHLEAFSVQVENVQWDRMKGKKKVSVTRLVAVEVFGFTLIMKSKMFGVLVNGVLNNIPLNLNDGEVQVYQEGTNYLIATNFGLLVTYDLVYHVTVTVPGNYRDKVCGLCGNFNGDRKDDFQMPDQILAKDINVFGKSWKVAIPNVVCENGCQGNECADCDPAHKDVFSKPAYCGILTAPKGPFAVCHSKLDPQSYFDDCVFDVCASNGDGKVLCDSVAAYAYNCHMAGVNVNDWRTPSFCPMKCPANSHYEVCAETCTYSCPGLSDMVQCPEACTEGCVCDAGFLYDGQTCVKETECGCYDRGKTYKPGEVTYEEDCSLACSCNPATGLICEEYSCPEDTQCMIKKGVKECYNKDPCKDANCRVQETCRVEGGEAVCIPKYTSTCWAWGDPHYHTFDGFDFDFQGTCKYIISKTCGNLNGLVPFSITERNDNRGNAAVSFVREVDVFIYDYNITIRKNQVGQVTVNGELLNLPFQLGDNEVSVFQSGSSAVVETKFGLIVSYDWNWHLVIKLPSSYYSSVCGLCGNFNGDTGDELQNPSGKAVASVIEWGKSWQTPDQDKGHPCWDTCEKNCPTCDDDERELYKTQAFCGGLAAKTNSVFKICNSKLDPQAFMNNCVYDMCLNKGDKRMLCQALTSYNKQCRDEGIIIKDWRKEFNCPMNCQRFSHYEHCASPCQPSCPFPEQKQTCSGACVEACVCDEGYVLSAGVCIPAKTCGCSYQGRYYTPGQQFWADEACSRLCVCDTTLGMVTCREASCSVNEKCIIQDGERVCQPISYATCTASGDPHYHTFDGRRFNFQGTCVYQLAGLCSQHPGLVPFNVTVENENRGSKAVSFTKTVTFSIYGSTLTISKENPYKALLNGQLAALPLKSNDELAVFLSGSQAVIETAAGITITYDWWSTVRVTVPSNYHGAMCGLCGNYNGKALDDMTMQNGKTTPDEAKLGESWQVASVPGCSSACQGPWCQACSDSQKKVYQASQFCGIIADETGPFRECHKFVDPAAYVEDCVYDVCQFHGHHGSVCKAVEVYLSACQSQGIPIHPWRTQAFCPMECPANSHYNLCASGCPTTCASINSLTTCHMHCSEACECDQGHLMSGDTCVPVRDCGCSYNGQYYQKGDVFYPEDTCMEKCICGENGAVSCQKEKCRRGETCKLVNGVKGCHPEEEGKCVASGDPHYTSFDGQRFDFQGTCVYVLAKVCDDNDNQLTPFTVTQGNAKYGNGKVSVTKSVTVTVYGYNISIQHGVPWKVIVNNEELNLPLSLDKGRLTVTREGHNTFVRTDFGLKVLYDTVYYVEVIVPSTYQGKMCGLCGNYNKKDRDEFRLPGGKGTKNVNEFGKSWVVDLPEHICGGCEEDCPVCEKANAVLYEKLDSCGIMKAPDGPFQACHSKIDPAAYVSDCVFDVCAAGGSKEILCNSVQAYVLACQNAGVQIQPWRSSSFCPASCPPNSHYEVCADTCRGTCASFIQQLTCSESCFEGCECDAGFVFDGAQCVPLENCGCVHDGRYLTVNQVVVDKDCQSRCVCEASGLVKCQRLSCSSTEVCDVRGGVRSCHIKQAHCTISHAGQLSSFDGMTAAVEAQGAVEVASLCDETSENWFRVVVDVRVCHKKSAFAPATVHVFFNEATVTVNSQHGIWVNGKKVSPPNNLTNQLSVQVLDRSVVIQRKSAVRVTYSVSQEVTVTVDNSLASKVCGACGNYNSESEDDLKTADGKVTTDMSVVIGSWSAEDFSRCGL